In one window of Henckelia pumila isolate YLH828 chromosome 1, ASM3356847v2, whole genome shotgun sequence DNA:
- the LOC140861676 gene encoding uncharacterized mitochondrial protein AtMg00860-like translates to MPLVSALKACQALESGTEGYLIYAVDTFAGIVGIETIPIVNEFPDVFPDEISGFPPTLRDRQLYAKLSKCEFWLDRVVFFCHIISIDGVFVDPIKIEAVMNWSRPMTVVDIRSFLGLAGYYRRFIVNFSQLARTLTQLTWKGMNFE, encoded by the exons atgccattggtatcagctttgaaagcTTGTCAAGCTTTGGAATCTGGCacggaaggctacctcatctatgcagttgatacatTCGCTGGAATTGTTGGTATAGAAACTATTCCTattgtgaatgaatttccagatgtatttccagatgagatttcaGGATTTCCTCCA ACTCTAAGGGATAgacaattgtacgccaagctgagtaagtgtgagttctggctgGATCGGGTGGTATTTTTTTGCCACATTATATCCATAGATGGAGTGTTTGTTGATCCAATCAAGATTGAGGCAGTAATgaactggtcgcgtccgatgacggtAGTTGatatccgtagttttttgggtctagcaggatattatcgtcgatttatcgtGAATTTCTCACAGCTTGCTCGAACCCTGACACAACTTACTTGGAAGGGCATGAATTTTGAGTAG